The window gaaaaaaaaagcttttcttaAGCACCCAAGTCAGGCACTGCTCAGCTTtttcaaatattaccttatttgatcttcacaacaaccctgagaggttgGTGATACTAAAATGGagttccccattttatagatgagaaaactgaggcagacagaagtcaCAGAGCTTGGaaggtctgaagtcagatttgaagtcaagttttcttgattccaggcctgatgttctatccattgcaccatcaaGGTGGGAGAGAATTTGAGGACCTCACAGGCTCTATTCATCCCTTCTCTGTCCCTCCATGAGATGCCCCAATGAAGAAGTAAGGGGATCCTTGTGCATGAAGAGGAACAAGAAGTATGAAGTGAAGatgaagggggagaggagagggaagaacaAGTACTAGAAAGAAGTAATGATCTGGGAAAGTAaaagagaggacagagagagagagagagagagagagagagagagagagagagagagagagagagagagagagagagagaaacagagacagagacagagacagagacagagacagagagtgagaaatacagagagatacaggaagagagacagagagagagacagagacagagagaggcagaaacagaaagacagaggaagagagagtgggaaatttcagaaattatctagtccaaccccctcatattttccttcaaatattttcctttttgtttcatcAGTGGTGGTTGGTGGGAGAAGGATCATGGTGAACAGGAGCTGCCCTCATAGAGCATACATGAAAATAGGTCTGGGGGGAGGCATTCCATATAACTCTGAACCTGGACCCTGGACACTTCTTGAAAGATATGGGCTCTGGGCTCTTGTGTAACCACTGGTTTTAACCCAAATGCAATCACCCCACCATCCCCTGCAATTGGGAAGAGATGCTTTGTCAAAGAAAACTGGCCATTGAGCAGCAAAAGCAATACACTCGGACTTTGAGGGGAAAGAAAACTTTTGTTCTCACtgtatcttatttcttttccaaatatctGCCTGAAAATCAATGTTTCAGCCTGGAGGAATGCACTATTGAGAGGAAAGGAGATGATGCTTTCCCATCTTTAGTAGTTCCTGGCAGCTACACCATATGATCATCCATTGCATCTGGGGCCATCACCAggtgtcttgactctgtcttgttCTGCTGGATCATGATGGCTTTGGAAGATAAAGTGAGGTGGCAGTTCTCCACGAAGCTCTATCTCACTTaatccaatttacacatgcaacaaaagacatcaaaagacaaaaagacaaaaggtGAGCCTAAAACTGGAGCTCAAAGTTTTCACTGCCTTTTCtactttgcatttctttccttaaaCAGAGGTTCCTTAGGGGAAATCAGACCCATTTCCCTATGCTTTGTGGGATGGCCTCTAATGTACTATAATAGTCCTCTCACCAACCACCACTTGCctcaacaaaaagaaaagactggAGGAAAATATAAGGAGGTCAGATTGTGTTCAAGTATTATAGTTTTAAGTGGAGAAAGGATTACGTTTGCTCTATTTGGATCTAGAGGGAAGAATAATATATGTCAAAATTGGAACAATAACAAAGTTTCATTTAAgcttgttaatttttttgttttgtttttagtttttgaaaggcaatggggttaagtgacttactgaaggtcacacagctgggtcattaattattaagggtctgagaccggatttgaattcaggtcctcctaactccagggttggttctctatccattgtgccacccagctgcccagcTATTAAGAAACTTACTAATAGTTAGATCTATGCCAGATATGGCGTAGAATGAGTCTCCTGCAGAACTGTTGGGATGCCCTTCCtaactggatgaccacttgtcagggatGTTCTGGAGGAATTACTTGACCAGATGGGATGAAGTAGATAGCCCTGAATGCTCCTTTCACTTCTCCAACTTTCTGGTTCTGATTCTGTCACTAAGCTTGATAGTTGCCCTTTGGAATGAAGAAATCTGGAGTCCATAAGTGTTCCTGGGGTCTGAGAGTAGGCAGTGTACCCTGGAGCTATTACTACCATGATTCTTGTAGGAGAAAGATGACCACTGATGATACCACCATGTTCTGGATGGCCATAAGATTGGGACTTGGAGCAAGTACCTTCACAGTGCAGATCAATGTGACAGTGAAATGGATGTTCAGGAATCTCACAGAATGTTTCATATGtttgatgttataaatatcaacCTCCTGATGGAAGTAACTGGTTTCTAGTTCATGGTTTAAGTCTCTGTCAATGCACttgtattttaaatttccttttttgataaaaGACATAAATAGCTATCCTACTCTGGTTCAGCTTTGTACCTTTGTACCTGGCGGGAACACGAACCATaccaatattttaaattattttctttgaggtTTGAGGGGAGGGTAGAAGAACCAGAgataagaagtaaaaaataacctGATCTGTCCCTTGAGAGGCCAAGATTCTCATGACTGAACCAAGATAATGAGATcccagatggggcagctaggtggcacagtggatagagcactggccttggagtcaggagtacctgagttcaaatccggcctcagacatttcataatgacctagctgtgtggccttgggcaagccacttaaccccattgccttgcaaaaactaagagagagagagagagagagagagagagagagagagagagagggagagagagagagagagagaaagagatcccagagcTGAGGGTCCCTTAAATGGCACTCTAGGACAGCTATGGCAGCCTGGATCCTTTGCATTGCTCTCTTTTTCTTCTGGCATGCTCCTGTAATAGTAGCCAATATATCAAATAAGTCTGAAAGTATATGAGATGTTCCACAACCATAGTCCGTTGCCTCTTCTGTGAAGGCAATGAGATCCTGAAATCTGAAGAAAGGAGttgcttgtccaaggtcatgcagttggTCATAGCTTCCCACTCCACCACCTTATGCCCCAGATGATTTCCAAAGCTTCTTTCATTTCTACCCTTCTCTAATCCCACTGAAGGCAGAAGGGGAAAGTCTGTAGTAAGGTGCCTGCTAAACCCACTGGATGATTCAAGGGAAAGATAAATGGATTAGGTGTCCAAGGAACTTGACAGGAAGAAGTAGGCAGGAGATGGAAGAGAGTCAAGGTACTCAGAACAGCCCAGGGGATGGGACAAGCTGTGGGTAGGGCTCTGACAAAGACAAATTTTGTAGCAGAAGGTGTGGAAGCATAAGAGTGGTATGCACAGGATGTGGCAGTGGGTAAAAAACCTCTGGGTATCCTCTTGCCCTCGGATATCACCCATCCGAGATGTTGATTCATCCCCAGTTACTCTCAGGAGCAACAGGCCCAGGTGAGTGCAGAGCCCAAGGGACCACCTCTGCTCCTTTCTGGTCCTAACCTATCCTTCTGCTCCCCCAACTTTCTCCTGCCTTCCTATtatctcctcctttttttttttttagctttttttgttttgcaaggcaaacggggttaagtggtttgcccaaggccacacagctaggtaattattaagtgttggaatctggatttgaacccaggcactcctgactccagggccagtgctttatccaccatgccacctagctgccccctattatCTCCTCTTCCTGGAGCTCTCCTTCAACtccccatttccttcccttcacCTGCAGCAATTCCCTGCCTCTGCTGACTCCCTTCTTTCTCCAAACTTTCCTTTCTCCCTATAGTCCtccctcatttcatttcttcttgctCACTCATCTttattctctctccccctttcctccacacccttctcttccttccattcttctcttccttcttccttccctctccccctttttctttcctcccatcgttcccacatcccttcagtttcccaCTTTCCCCTTTagctttctttgcctttcctccccttcttcctttcttctattccTATAAGGCTCACTGCCTTTTCTCCTTGCTCCTATTTTTGCTTCTCCCCCACTTgacctcccccttctctccttccttgtgCCTTATCCtgactttctccctcctccctcactTGCCCCGACTTCCACTTGATCCTCAGGTTGCTTCTTGCTCCCCCTCCTCTCCCAGAGTTTCCACCCCGAACCCAGGCTATTCCTCCTGTGGATGAACATGACCACTTCTCCACCAGAAGCCAATCTGCATAGGGAGAGGAGAACCCAGGGACCCTGCCCTCCCCTGCCATCCCACATTCCTCCATGGCTCCTGATGccatccttcctcctctctccggCCAGGACGCTGCCCCTCTCCTACAGGCTTCTGGATGGTCTGGACACTCTCCCACCTGTTGTCTTCCTGCATGGGTTGTTTAGCAACAAAAACATCTTCCAAGCTGAAGCTGAGGCCCTGGCACTGGAGACAGGCAGAAAGGTAAAGATTCCCAAAGACAGAAGAGCTGGGAGAGAAAGCAATCTACCCAGAGGGACAAAgtcagaggaagggaaaaagagaatgaagagagatggagaggttGAAATGAAAAGAGCTGTCCGGGCAGGAGAGACTTTCCCTCCTAGGGCAAGATTGGAGGGGCACAGGGAAGTCTCCATAGACACTGCCACCCCATGCAGTGGGTTCCTAACTCACTGGAGGCTTTCATATAAAGACCAGATGGTCAGTTAGTgggcattttttttcttagtcaagtgttaagcatttatttatttattcattcatttatctatttatttatttgtttgtttatttatttatttgttaagcATTCATTTACTTATTAAGACTCCCCATCCCGCTTGCCATCTCCTTCACTCCAGGGAATCCATAAGGATGTCTTCACACAAAGGTCATTGTGGTTTTCATCTAAAGCAGGTATTCTTGGATTGATGTCCTGGTAAAGCTGGGCACAGGGAAATGGCCCTGTTGGACTTGAAGGTCATGCCCTTTGGGACAGGAAAAACTAGTGTAGAAAGCCACCCATGTACAATGAGTGCTGTCTTAGCCACTCCTGGGAGGGCCACCCCTGAGGCATTCCTATAGCAAAACACCTGGAATCAGGTGCTAAATCattccccaagcaccacccttgtccaacccacaatggaaatatatttaagtaAGGTCTTCCAGAATagagttctttctcctttttctccctaaTGTACAAGTTATCTCTTTCTTTGTGTtgtactgacttttttttttttaatttatttatttattttttaaatttttttattctcattttgtacaaatgtgttttttttacattaataaaatattcttgtttaagagtaaatgaaatacctcctcccccatgaatatagacttgcttgagcgataaagtaaaggggagaaaaaaaaattgaaattaaaaaaaataatagtaataattgtaggtatggccaggtggcgcaatggacgaagcaccagccctggagccaggagcacccaagtccacatccagccccgtagacccaacaatcacccagccatgtgacatgcaagccacctgatccccactgccctccaaaaaccaaaaagaagaaaaaaaaagacccaaaataaaataaaatagtaataatagtaggggtggctgggtggtggacagagcattggcccttgagccaggagcacccgggtccaaatctggcctcagacacccaatgatcaccctgctatgtggccccaggcaggccacccagccccatttgccctgcaccctcccccaaataataatagtaaaaaatgtgcttcagtctttgttccaacaccaacaactctgtcgtgggtagatctcattctttatggtaagtccatggcaaaagttacttccatatttttccaacattgccattgctgattgcaactccctcctttcttatttctccactaccatgcactatattttctctctcttttcactctgactctgctgtagggtcactgagtggcacagcaaacagatccctggtcctggggccaagaggccctgagcccccataccaccccttaggcccagaatccacctggccctatggtcctggacaggccttccaatcccagccccttgcaagaagtaaaaaagaaaatgtgttatatctgaccactctccccccatggtccatcctgtcctcctttattcacatccccaccccttccccctgctcccccctccttcttactccagatgtctataccccattgagtatatttgctgtttcctctcctagccatctctgatgagagcaaaagttccctcattcccccttgcctccccccttccatatcattgcaatagctcattgtaataaagaaaaatcttattatatgaaatatcttggcctattccccctctcctttttctttcttccattacatttcccttttttctattgactccatttttacaccatattttatcttcgaattcagctttctcctatgcttcaactataaaagctccctctacctgttctattaactgagaaggttcatatgagtattatcagtgtcatttttctatgcaggaatacatgcagttcatcatcatcattaagtccctcctattttccccttcttctccacttctatgcttcacctgagtcctgtatctgaagatcaaaccttctgttcagctctggccattccaaaaggaacatttgaaattctcctggttcattgaaagcccatctttttccctggaagaggacattcagccttgctgggtagttcattcttggctgcattctaagctcttttgccttctggtatattatattccaagccctacgagcttccaatgtagttgctgctaagtcctgtgtgatcctgactgcagctccacgatatttgaactgtgcccttctggctgcttgtaatattttctctttgacttgggagttctggaacttggctataatattcctaggggttggttttttgggatctctttcttgggggattctgtggattctctccatttctattttgccctctgctcctagaatatcagggcaatttccctgtagtaattctttgaaaatgatgtcaaggctcttttcctgatcatgactttcaggtattccaataatttttaaattatctcttctaagtctgttttccatatcagttgatttttcaatgagatatttcacattttcttctaatttttcatttttttggttttgaagtattgattcctgatttctgttaaattcatccatctccctgaattctattctttgtctgaaggatttgttctcctcagagagttttcttatctctttttccatctggccaattttgctttttaaagcattcctctcctcagtaactttttgaactgttttatccatttgacctaagctgttttttagcatgctattttcttcagcatttttttggatttccttgactaggctgctgacttcattttcatgtttttcctgcatcactctcctttcttttcttagtttttcttctaactccctcatttgattttcaaagtcttttttgagctctgtcatagccagagcccaatttttgtttttcttggagtctttagatgcaagagcttgtgcttcctcatcttcagactgagtattttgatccttcttgggctcatttgcaaagtatttctcaatggtgctcctcttatttctctgcttgctcattttcccagcctgggcctggttttggggtgcttcctgagcttttgagacactcccacaagggtctcagtgtgtgaggctctgtcctccctcttggtctgtgaatgaccagaagcgcccccctctgccacggggctgaggtgggggggccctgctgttctatggtgggtcCTAGACTGCTATCGGGATccgaatgtggtcagagccccagagtcctgttccagagacagaggacagagctctgcagtctctcttcactcccctccctcagctcaatgggctcatgccctggggcctcctgcttactggctcagcctgcttctgtttcctggatcagggctggggaaagatcaagctgcttgctgtgtgccctgagttctgggctcactctggcagaggtcccccgctgttcccccactttgtgcccagtgctccccagggtgcagctcaggagactcccctgctgctgtgagccgcggctcccagcgccctggggctgcctccgggaggctgaggtctggcgggccgcctctccgaccccggggagcagagcctttctgctcttttccggatcaccttgagtaggagaactgcctcactgggtccctttgtgggttctgtctctcgaaagtttagttagaatccttagtttcaagttttatcagagagcgcctaagctTCGATCCTTtattgtagccatcttggctccgcccccttgTACTCTAGTGGGCATTTTTGATGAACAATGGCTGAACCAGATGATTTCTGAGTTCCCTTCCATGTGGCAATTCATTGCAGGACTCCTCTTGCCCTTCAGTGTCTCCATTCCTGACTCTGGAGGTTTCACCAGAGATCCATTGAACCTTTtgtaaaaatgcattttataggGCAGAAATTCCTAGTAATAAATAGCAAATtcattgcctttatttttttttttgcaaggcaacagggttaagtggcttgcccaaggccacacagctaggtcattattaagtgtttgagatctggatttgaacccaggtcctcctgactccagggccggtgctttatccactgcaccacctagccactccccattGCCTTTTTCTTAATGAAGTTACCAGTTACTTTCTTTCCAACAGCGGAAagcaaaaggaaattaaagaaagctAAAAGCTGGAGAAAGGGCAATCAGTGATCCAAGGATCAGACTACTGAAAGGCCAGCACTGGCCACATTCTTGGGTATGGGGAGGATGGAAAACAGGAAAACTTTTTTCCTAAGATTCTTGTCCTCCTACAGTttcaccttcctccctttcttctattaTCAGGAGCTAAGTACCCCCTGACTTCCTGGATAGCCTTCATGTCCTCAGATAAGCTCATGCTCCTTCTGGCCCCAGAGCAGCATCCCCAGGATGGAGCGGGGTGGGGAAGGAATCAGGGACACTAACTACTCCAAGTCTCTGACCCCCAGGTATTGACAGTGGATGCTCGGAACCATGGAGAGAGCCCTCATAGCCCTGACTGCAGCTATGAGGCTATGAGTGCTGACCTGCAGGTTCTCCTTTCAAAGCTAGGACTCACCCCTTGTGTCCTCATTGGGCACAGCATGGGGGGCAAGACAGCCATGATGTTGGCACTACAAAAGGTAAAGATGCTGTCCTAGAGCTGAAGGGGTAGAATGTCACACAATATAACCTCATAAGCAACATCAAACATCTATCATAAGGAGTAAACTTCTTATGGAGTTTTGTGTGAAGAGACACTGTGAGAAAACATTGGAAGTGGAAACAGAATTCGTGGGGGGGATGTCATGAGATTTCCTTCATACATCTTTCTAACTTCTAATAGATGAAGTTATAGATGCCACCCTCAGCAGTGGGGGATTCCAGGGTTCAGAGTCAAGTCCTAAAAACTTTTCCTAAAATGTCTTCATCTCTCCATGGCTAATTCTGAGCCTGCAAATGGGAAGGGGGTCCTCAAGACCACTTAGAGACTATGAAATGGACACCTATAGTCCCAATCCACCCCTTTGGGAATAATGGCTCCCACTTTCTCTTCCCTAGAGCCATCACTAGGGccaaggaagaggagggaggataTTGTAGTTTCTTGTGTGACAGACTCTCTCCTTTAGCCAGAACTGGTGGATCGTCTGGTCTCTGTGGATATCAGCCCCTTGGTGGCCAAGGATATGCCAAACATCTTTAAAATTATCCCTGCTATGAAGTCTGCAAACATTCCTGGAAATCTTTCCCACTCCCaagtttctaaaatatttgaTGAGCATCTGAAACCATTTGTGAAGGTGATCCCTCAGGACCCCTAAGGTTGGGGGGAGGGTGGAGTTGGGCTGCTGAAACCACAAGACAAGCACTTGGGTTGGAGTCCTCAGGAGAGTTGGGGGGGAGTAGAAGAAGAAAATCTCTGGGAGAGGGAGACAGATTAAGGAGAACAGAGGGGCTTCTATTATAAGCTCCTCAAAAGTCAGTCCTATCTtgtccttttccttctatttccagtatcctatattttatttttccttctattcccaGCACTTTGTGTGCCCATGAGAGCCATTTACTAAATGTCTGTTGACATGAAGGGAGAGGGGGTAGGGTAAGGAGTTAGAGCCTGGTCTAGGTAGGACTTAGAAAGAGATATTGTCGGGTTTAAACTAAGAAGATGGTGACTCAGACGTCTTTAGCAGTCAAACCCTTTTACCCTCCAGGATTCAAGTATTCGGCAGTATCTATTCAACAGTCTTGTGCAAACCAATGGGCAGTATGTGTGGAAAGTCAACGCAGAAAACTTGTGGCAGCAAAAAGAGCAATTTCTGGACAAGCTTCAGATCCAGGGAGTCTATCCTGGTCCCACACTCTTCCTCACAAACCACAATTCGCCTTTTGTCCCGTAAGGAAGGGCCAGAAGGTGGAgggccttgcctagcctcaaagAGTTCTCTTTCTTAGGTCCCAGTTGGGTTCTCCATCACCATGAATGAGGGCAATTGGGGGCTTCTGTTATGCTTGGGTTCAGGAGAGGAGCATCCCTTCAGCATTTAGAGACATGTACATGATCTCACCTAGATTTCTCCATGATTTTTATGCCTGTCTGAGTAGCATGTTTTTTCCTCCTGCCCTTGTTACTACCTGTCTCTGACtcatctttccccttctctctgactttttctctctctttctcagtaTCTTTGTCTCTTCtcactctatctctctctctttgtctctgtcctgtttctctcctgtttctcctcttcttt is drawn from Macrotis lagotis isolate mMagLag1 chromosome 5, bilby.v1.9.chrom.fasta, whole genome shotgun sequence and contains these coding sequences:
- the LOC141489528 gene encoding sn-1-specific diacylglycerol lipase ABHD11-like; this encodes MWQWVKNLWVSSCPRISPIRDVDSSPVTLRSNRPRTLPLSYRLLDGLDTLPPVVFLHGLFSNKNIFQAEAEALALETGRKVLTVDARNHGESPHSPDCSYEAMSADLQVLLSKLGLTPCVLIGHSMGGKTAMMLALQKPELVDRLVSVDISPLVAKDMPNIFKIIPAMKSANIPGNLSHSQVSKIFDEHLKPFVKDSSIRQYLFNSLVQTNGQYVWKVNAENLWQQKEQFLDKLQIQGVYPGPTLFLTNHNSPFVPSSHYPKIKLLFPEARFQTIPDAGHIIHIKKPQEFMDSILNFLS